One part of the Vicia villosa cultivar HV-30 ecotype Madison, WI linkage group LG6, Vvil1.0, whole genome shotgun sequence genome encodes these proteins:
- the LOC131614691 gene encoding uncharacterized protein LOC131614691, whose product MIIVSYNIKGGGSRLKRKSIGHLIQQEDVDVCFIQESKLRELEIGVVKELRGSDLVEWSSSDAVGASGGILILWKKDLFIPLFSFRGLGFLGLCVSLKGKRTFFINGYAPCELSARRRSWSHLLDIKKNCPESNWCVGGDFNSISHVEERRGLSNRNSIDINSFKSFLEDLDLVDPPVVGGKFSWQNSNGKAMSRIDRFLLSESLMEDWKVGAQEWSLIKVKGRGDFCLAEKLKALKVRLSWWNKTVYGWLDLKINEACKEIHFLDNEFVVCAGNVTEEIVKKRAKEVEIFWDSLSKKEGLLRLKSRQTWLKEGDCNSRFFHNSLRSRKGRSALCSLNSRSGIVEEVEEVKDFVFNHFKGFFEEEEGSRPVPLDLGFVKLSREDRELLEGPFEEEEVIGKLVSSNQSAFVPGRNMMDGVVLVNEILEWSKRFKKSCFLLKVDFEKAYDSVSWDYVRFVLKEMGFGDKWLRWMDESVFKSFMSILVNGSPTKDFEVHKGLRQGDPLSPFLFVLVMEGLTALVRKSVELGDFKPIKYGEGGVVDIL is encoded by the exons ATGATTATTGTCTCTTACAATATTAAAGGTGGTGGCAGTAGGTTAAAGAGAAAGAGTATCGGTCATTTGATTCAGCAAGAAGATGTTGATGTGTGTTTTATTCAGGAATCTAAGTTGAGGGAATTGGAGATAGGAGTGGTGAAGGAGTTGCGGGGTAGTGACCTTGTTGAATGGTCGTCGTCAGACGCGGTGGGAGCTTCGGGAGGGATCTTGATTCTTTGGAAAAAGGATCTTTTCATTCCTTTGTTCAGCTTCAGGGGTCTCGGGTTCTTAGGTTTGTGTGTTTCCTTGAAAGGCAAAAGGACTTTCTTTATTAATGGCTACGCCCCGTGCGAGTTATCTGCTAGGAGAAGGTCTTGGAGTCATTTGTTAGACATTAAGAAGAATTGCCCTGAGAGCAATTGGTGTGTGGGAGGAGACTTCAACTCAATTTCTCATGTTGAAGAAAGGAGAGGATTATCCAATAGAAATAGCATCGATATCAATAGCTTTAAGAGTTTTCTGGAGGACTTGGACTTGGTGGATCCGCCGGTAGTGGGGGGTAAGTTTTCTTGGCAGAATAGTAATGGTAAAGCTATGAGTAGAATAGATAGATTCTTGCTATCCGAAAGTCTCATGGAGGATTGGAAGGTGGGTGCTCAG GAGTGGTCTTTGATCAAAGTGAAAGGTAGAGGAGATTTTTGTTTGGCGGAGAAGTTGAAAGCGCTTAAAGTTAGGCTTTCTTGGTGGAACAAAACGGTGTACGGGTGGCTAGATTTAAAAATCAATGAGGCGTGTAAGGAGATTCATTTTTTAGATAACGAGTTTGTTGTTTGTGCAGGTAATGTTACGGAGGAGATTGTTAAAAAAAGAGCTAAAGAGGTGGAAATATTTTGGGATAGTCTTTCAAAAAAAGAAGGACTTCTTCGGTTAAAGTCTAGACAAACTTGGCTTAAGGAGGGAGATTGCAATTCTCGATTTTTCCATAATTCTTTACGGAGTAGGAAAGGTCGGAGTGCTTTGTGTTCTCTCAATTCGAGGAGTGGAATAGTAGAAGAGGTGGAAGAGGTTAAAGATTTTGTCTTTAACCACTTCAAGGGGTTCTTTGAGGAGGAGGAGGGTAGTAGGCCGGTTCCGTTGGACCTTGGCTTCGTAAAGTTGTCGAGAGAGGATAGGGAGTTGTTGGAAGGTCCTTTTGAGGAAGAAGAA GTGATAGGTAAGCTAGTGTCCTCTAATCAATCCGCCTTTGTTCCGGGAAGGAATATGATGGATGGAGTGGTGTTGGTGAATGAAATTCTAGAGTGGTCTAAGAGATTCAAGAAAAGTTGTTTCCTTCTTAAGGTTGATTTCGAAAAGGCGTACGATTCCGTTTCTTGGGATTATGTTAGATTCGTGTTAAAGGAAATGGGCTTTGGGGACAAATGGCTTAGGTGGATGGATGAAAGTGTGTTCAAGAGCTTTATGTCGATCCTTGTGAATGGGAGCCCCACGAAAGATTTTGAGGTTCATAAGGGTCTAAGGCAAGGGGACCCTTTATCTCCGTTTCTTTTTGTGCTTGTTATGGAAGGCCTTACCGCTCTAGTAAGGAAATCGGTGGAGTTAGGGGATTTTAAACCTATCAAGTATGGAGAAGGAGGGGTGGTGGACATATTATAA
- the LOC131614693 gene encoding uncharacterized protein LOC131614693, with amino-acid sequence MLGEPTTDNLWSLKVVLRGFELVSGLRINFTKSNVYGVKVGEWFLNSATYFLGCKRGEVPFTFLGVMVGGNHRRRKAWLKPIQNIKNRLSTWKGKSISIGGRVTLINAALNAIPSFMFSFYKAPRKVIKEIRGITSNFLWGGCKKKKCIHWVDWETVCKSKDKGGLGIRDVGEINKALLLKWKWRILTEDKAIWSRFIKERYVEPKLKVQGLYVVSINKFCYVSSAFSRTVLGACWQPTVFLGSAETVTEVMSCPGLATQWHNCVELLDSVHQWGGDEDRFGWNLNTNGIFSVASVSAWSSRAKSCAWQPLTVSNLKSLWCLDLPSRIAIFAWRFFVSRLPTIDPLIARGIDNINSLSCVFCGDHLESLMHLFFEFQVS; translated from the exons ATGCTTGGAGAGCCGACTACCGACAATCTATGGAGCTTGAAAGTGGTCTTGAGAGGGTTTGAATTGGTGTCGGGTTTGAGAATCAATTTTACGAAAAGCAACGTCTATGGTGTTAAAGTGGGAGAATGGTTCTTGAACTCGGCAACATATTTTCTTGGTTGTAAAAGAGGTGAGGTTCCCTTTACCTTTCTTGGTGTTATGGTGGGGGGTAATCATAGAAGAAGGAAAGCTTGGTTGAAACCTATTCAAAATATTAAGAATAGGCTTTCGACGTGGAAGGGGAAATCTATATCCATTGGAGGAAGGGTGACGCTCATCAATGCGGCTCTTAACGCCATTCCGTCGTTTATGTTTTCTTTCTATAAAGCGCCGAGGAAGGTTATTAAAGAGATTAGAGGTATAACTAGTAACTTCCTTTGGGGAGGTTGCAAGAAAAAGAAGTGTATTCATTGGGTCGATTGGGAGACGGTTTGTAAAAGTAAAGACAAGGGTGGTTTGGGAATAAGGGATGTTGGAGAAATAAATAAGGCGCTTCTTCTaaaatggaaatggagaattCTTACGGAGGACAAAGCCATATGGAGTAGGTTTATTAAAGAAAGATATGTAGAGCCGAAATTAAAGGTGCAAG GCCTGTATGTAGTTTCTATTAATAAATTTTGTTATGTTTCTAGCGCTTTCTCCAGGACTGTTCTTGGAGCTTGCTGGCAGCCGACTGTCTTCTTGGGCAGTGCCGAAACCGTGACTGAGGTCATGTCCTGCCCAGGCTTGGCGACTCAGTGGCATAATTGTGTGGAGCTACTGGATTCGGTTCATCAGTGGGGTGGAGATGAGGACCGGTTCGGTTGGAACCTGAATACTAACGGGATTTTTTCGGTGGCAAGTGTTTCTGCTTGGAGTTCTCGAGCTAAGTCTTGTGCTTGGCAGCCCCTTACTGTTAGTAACTTGAAATCTTTATGGTGTTTGGATCTTCCGTCTAGGATCGCTATATTTGCTTGGAGGTTTTTTGTTTCTAGGCTTCCTACTATTGATCCCCTCATTGCTAGAGGAATTGATAATATTAATAGTTTGAGCTGTGTGTTTTGTGGTGATCATTTGGAGTCTTTAATGCATCTTTTTTTCGAGTTCCAAGTATCTTAG